In a single window of the Chondrocystis sp. NIES-4102 genome:
- a CDS encoding serine/threonine protein kinase, with protein MSVLKIAKELKLLEKQLREIETQVSDPIERLEHKKLLEKKIKKLERLKSQQEEYERQQQELEELKSEFSPDNSNSVEHLQEISTSVNNKINSQPQHNLNQQFNSTVNSDNKITSKHLFIIGIIFSCVSATALIINYSLSKQAEEIRLKNLAQQQAQQAIKVQPEAQAQIQGLNLDIDNTVPKYLFLSERKVTPADLINQTPWELDIMRNEIYARHGRKFNLIGLQQYFNKQPWYHPIYTPEQFDNNLLSSLEKHNATVILNYQKQHNLLYF; from the coding sequence ATGTCAGTATTGAAAATCGCCAAAGAGCTTAAACTATTGGAAAAACAACTAAGGGAAATAGAAACTCAAGTTAGCGATCCTATTGAAAGACTAGAACATAAAAAGCTATTAGAAAAGAAAATAAAAAAGCTGGAGCGATTAAAAAGTCAGCAAGAAGAATATGAACGACAACAGCAAGAATTAGAAGAATTAAAATCTGAGTTTTCTCCTGATAACAGTAACTCAGTTGAGCATCTACAAGAAATATCGACGAGCGTAAATAACAAGATTAACAGTCAACCGCAACATAACTTAAATCAACAATTCAATTCTACTGTTAATAGCGATAATAAAATTACAAGTAAGCATCTATTTATTATAGGGATTATCTTTAGTTGTGTGAGTGCTACTGCATTAATTATTAATTATAGTTTGAGCAAACAAGCAGAAGAAATAAGACTAAAAAATTTAGCTCAACAGCAAGCACAACAAGCTATTAAAGTACAACCAGAAGCACAAGCACAAATTCAAGGCTTGAATTTAGATATAGATAATACTGTTCCAAAGTACCTATTTCTTTCAGAAAGAAAAGTTACCCCAGCAGATTTAATTAATCAAACACCTTGGGAATTGGACATTATGAGAAATGAAATATATGCACGTCATGGAAGAAAATTTAATTTAATTGGGTTGCAGCAATATTTTAATAAACAACCTTGGTATCATCCAATTTATACACCTGAACAATTTGATAATAACCTATTATCATCACTTGAAAAACACAATGCTACTGTTATTTTAAATTACCAAAAGCAGCATAATTTACTGTATTTTTAG